Proteins encoded together in one Terriglobus saanensis SP1PR4 window:
- a CDS encoding PLP-dependent cysteine synthase family protein, with protein sequence MTTMTSNSTDLPMDLKTHLLGRSILDRIGNTPMVRLERLAAHLPGITLLAKGEFANPGGSVKDRPASYIVKDAFARGELGPTRPGRGLLDATSGNTGIAYAMLGAALQFPVTLCMPGNVSPERKKILQAYGASIQWSAPDEGSDGAIRLARKLSAESGDEFYYADQYGNDNNWRAHYETTAEEIWFQTEGRVTHFVAGLGTSGTFTGTTRRLRELNHEIKCISMQPDSPFNGLEGLKHMPTAIVPPIYDETLADRNLWADTEVAYTMAKLLGREEGILVGISAASNVATALQIAEEEHAAGREAVIVTILCDGADKYLSERFWTE encoded by the coding sequence ATGACGACGATGACCTCCAACTCGACCGACCTCCCTATGGATCTCAAGACCCACCTGCTGGGCAGGTCCATCCTGGACCGCATTGGCAACACGCCCATGGTGCGTCTGGAACGCCTGGCCGCCCATCTGCCCGGCATTACGCTGCTCGCCAAGGGCGAGTTTGCCAACCCCGGCGGAAGCGTGAAGGACCGGCCCGCCTCCTACATCGTGAAAGATGCCTTCGCGCGCGGCGAACTCGGCCCGACGCGCCCCGGACGCGGTCTTCTGGACGCGACCAGCGGAAACACCGGCATCGCCTACGCCATGCTGGGCGCGGCGCTACAGTTCCCCGTGACGCTCTGCATGCCGGGTAACGTCTCGCCGGAGCGGAAGAAGATTCTCCAGGCCTACGGTGCCTCGATCCAGTGGTCGGCACCCGACGAAGGCTCGGACGGCGCGATCCGTCTGGCGCGCAAACTCTCCGCCGAAAGCGGAGATGAGTTCTACTACGCCGACCAGTACGGCAACGACAACAACTGGCGCGCGCACTACGAAACCACCGCCGAAGAGATCTGGTTCCAGACCGAAGGCCGCGTCACGCACTTCGTCGCCGGCCTGGGAACGAGCGGCACCTTTACCGGAACGACGCGGCGTCTGCGCGAACTGAACCACGAGATCAAATGCATCAGCATGCAGCCCGATTCGCCCTTCAACGGCCTCGAAGGCCTTAAGCACATGCCGACCGCCATCGTTCCGCCGATCTACGACGAGACGCTGGCCGACCGCAATCTCTGGGCGGACACCGAAGTGGCCTACACCATGGCCAAGCTCCTTGGGCGCGAAGAGGGCATCCTGGTGGGCATCAGCGCCGCATCCAACGTGGCAACGGCCCTGCAGATTGCCGAAGAAGAGCATGCGGCAGGACGGGAAGCCGTCATCGTCACCATCCTCTGCGATGGCGCGGACAAGTATCTGAGCGAAAGGTTCTGGACCGAGTAA
- a CDS encoding Mov34/MPN/PAD-1 family protein: protein MLKIKQADYDAMRQHGEETYPHECCGIMLGRPVIPGENEVVELMRAGNTRTDSAHNRYHIAPQELIKAQREGRKKDLEIVGFYHSHPDHPAHWSKTDFDEAHWYGCSYVITAVAQGKAEVTNSFLLRGSNEDDKVFDHEKIEVEA, encoded by the coding sequence ATGCTGAAGATCAAGCAGGCCGATTACGACGCGATGCGCCAGCATGGCGAGGAGACCTATCCCCACGAGTGCTGCGGCATCATGCTGGGACGCCCCGTCATCCCGGGCGAAAACGAAGTCGTGGAACTCATGCGCGCAGGCAACACACGCACCGATTCGGCGCACAATCGTTACCACATTGCGCCGCAGGAGTTGATCAAGGCGCAGCGCGAGGGACGAAAGAAGGATCTTGAGATCGTCGGTTTTTACCACTCGCATCCCGACCACCCGGCGCACTGGTCCAAGACGGACTTCGACGAAGCGCACTGGTACGGTTGTAGTTACGTCATCACGGCCGTGGCGCAGGGGAAGGCCGAGGTGACGAATTCGTTCCTGCTTCGGGGCTCCAACGAGGACGACAAGGTTTTTGACCACGAAAAGATCGAAGTAGAAGCCTAA
- the moeB gene encoding molybdopterin-synthase adenylyltransferase MoeB yields MAGGATPVAEAPSAAAEEVTLSNDEIARYSRHLILPEVGMEGQKKLKAAKVLCVGTGGLGAPMALYLAAAGVGTIGLVDFDTVDESNLQRQIIHSQSTVGKLKVDSAEIMLNGLNKTTKIVKYNTMLTSANALDIFKDFDIIADGTDNFQTRYLVNDACVLTGKPNVYGSIFRFEGQASIFAAENGPCYRCLYPEPPPPGLVPSCAEGGVLGVLPGLIGTIQATEVLKLILGIGEPLIGRLLLIDTLAMSFRTLKLRKNPECPACGTHEIKELIDYDQFCGIAPPSSVGPLEVSSHGAVTAASEVEGIPQVSVEELQARMKKGDVFVLDVREPHEAQIATLGAPLIPVGSLESRLAELAPHKNEEIFVHCKTGGRSQKAALILKAAGFTHVSNVQGGITAWAERIDPTVAKY; encoded by the coding sequence ATCGCCGGTGGAGCGACGCCTGTAGCAGAAGCTCCCTCTGCTGCCGCGGAAGAGGTCACACTTTCGAACGACGAGATCGCGCGCTACTCGCGCCACCTCATCCTGCCCGAGGTCGGCATGGAAGGGCAGAAGAAGCTGAAGGCGGCCAAGGTGCTCTGCGTAGGCACGGGCGGTCTGGGCGCGCCGATGGCGCTTTACCTCGCTGCCGCGGGTGTCGGCACCATCGGCCTGGTGGACTTCGACACCGTGGATGAGTCCAACCTGCAGCGTCAGATCATTCATTCCCAGTCGACTGTCGGCAAATTGAAAGTCGACTCCGCCGAGATCATGCTGAATGGTCTGAACAAGACCACAAAGATCGTGAAGTACAACACCATGCTGACGAGCGCGAACGCCCTGGACATCTTCAAGGACTTCGACATCATCGCCGACGGCACGGACAACTTTCAGACGCGCTATCTCGTCAACGACGCCTGCGTTCTGACCGGCAAGCCGAACGTCTACGGCTCGATCTTCCGGTTTGAAGGACAGGCAAGCATCTTCGCCGCGGAGAACGGTCCCTGCTACCGCTGCCTGTATCCCGAACCGCCACCGCCGGGACTGGTTCCATCCTGCGCGGAAGGCGGCGTGCTGGGCGTTCTCCCTGGCCTGATCGGAACGATCCAGGCGACCGAGGTGCTCAAGCTGATCCTCGGCATCGGCGAGCCGCTCATCGGCCGTCTACTGCTGATCGATACGCTCGCCATGAGCTTCCGCACGCTGAAGCTGCGCAAGAACCCCGAATGCCCCGCCTGCGGAACGCACGAGATCAAGGAACTGATCGACTACGACCAGTTCTGCGGTATCGCGCCGCCGTCGTCCGTTGGACCTCTGGAGGTCTCTTCGCACGGCGCTGTGACGGCTGCCTCCGAAGTCGAAGGCATTCCCCAGGTCTCGGTGGAAGAGCTGCAGGCACGGATGAAGAAGGGCGATGTCTTCGTCCTCGACGTCCGCGAGCCGCACGAAGCACAGATCGCAACGCTAGGCGCTCCGCTGATTCCTGTGGGATCGCTGGAGTCTCGTCTGGCGGAGTTGGCTCCTCATAAGAACGAGGAGATCTTCGTCCATTGCAAGACCGGTGGTCGAAGCCAGAAGGCGGCGTTGATTCTCAAAGCTGCCGGCTTTACGCATGTGTCGAACGTGCAGGGCGGCATCACCGCCTGGGCCGAGCGTATCGATCCTACTGTAGCCAAGTACTGA
- a CDS encoding ArsR/SmtB family transcription factor, producing MRPLFHPAIEEVTVEAILHALSDPVRVAIYAEIVGQDCSQNCSTFLKVDDKPIPKSTLSQHFKILREAGLIYSERKGVEMHNTSRCAEVEARYPKLISTIVQAHEVQLADEAKARRSAARKAKA from the coding sequence ATGCGCCCTCTGTTCCATCCCGCGATTGAAGAAGTGACGGTAGAAGCGATTCTGCACGCGCTTTCGGACCCGGTGCGTGTGGCGATCTACGCCGAGATCGTGGGCCAGGACTGCTCGCAGAACTGCTCGACGTTTTTGAAGGTGGACGACAAACCGATTCCGAAGTCGACCCTCTCGCAGCACTTCAAGATCCTGCGTGAAGCCGGACTGATTTACAGCGAGCGGAAGGGCGTTGAGATGCACAACACCTCACGGTGCGCCGAGGTGGAGGCACGGTATCCGAAACTGATCTCGACGATTGTGCAGGCCCATGAAGTCCAGCTGGCGGATGAGGCCAAAGCCAGACGCTCCGCAGCACGTAAGGCAAAAGCATAA
- a CDS encoding SDR family oxidoreductase has product MGKLEGKVAVITAATSGMALATAKLFVEEGAYVYITGRRQETLDKAVKEIGRNVTGVQGDAAVLADLDRLYDTVKREKGKIDVLFASAGDGVFATIGNVTEEGFDKTFDLNVRGTLFTVQKALPLFNDGGSIFLNGSIAGSKGIPSFGVYSASKAAVRSFARTWLLELKDRNIRVNVLSPGTIDTPILDQFGSEGKEAFKANIPLGRMGRPEEIATAALFLASSDSSFVNGIELFVDGGTAQI; this is encoded by the coding sequence ATGGGTAAACTCGAAGGGAAAGTAGCCGTCATTACAGCAGCCACCTCCGGCATGGCGTTGGCGACCGCCAAGCTCTTTGTAGAAGAGGGCGCATATGTCTACATCACCGGTCGCCGCCAGGAGACACTCGATAAGGCCGTCAAGGAAATCGGACGCAACGTGACCGGTGTGCAGGGAGACGCAGCCGTTCTCGCCGATCTCGACCGTCTTTATGACACCGTCAAGCGCGAAAAGGGAAAGATCGATGTCCTCTTCGCCAGCGCGGGAGACGGAGTGTTCGCCACCATCGGCAACGTGACGGAAGAGGGCTTCGATAAGACCTTCGACCTCAATGTACGCGGCACACTTTTCACCGTGCAGAAGGCGCTTCCGCTCTTCAACGATGGCGGATCCATCTTCCTGAATGGATCGATCGCAGGCAGCAAAGGCATTCCTAGCTTTGGCGTCTACTCCGCCAGCAAAGCCGCGGTTCGCTCCTTCGCCCGCACTTGGCTTCTGGAGTTGAAGGACCGCAACATCCGCGTCAACGTGCTCAGCCCCGGAACGATCGACACACCGATCCTTGACCAGTTCGGATCGGAGGGGAAGGAAGCCTTCAAGGCCAACATCCCTCTCGGTCGGATGGGACGTCCCGAAGAGATCGCCACCGCTGCGCTCTTCCTCGCTTCCAGCGATTCGAGCTTCGTAAATGGTATCGAGCTCTTCGTCGATGGCGGCACGGCGCAGATCTAA
- a CDS encoding ectonucleotide pyrophosphatase/phosphodiesterase → MRRLLALVLACTFAASAQVVLHTEQNPLNTPAQQRKHYVVLVSLDGFRYDYAKLHDATHLLAMGKSGASTPQGMRPSYPSITFPNHTTLVTGLLPEHNGILWNSFYDPATHKTYEYKKNSNDGSFYSGTPLWSLAEENGMRSAAMFWPGSEAKIAGHRPTFWAEYLDKYDGEKRIDQVITWLQLPPSERPHFITLYFADTDHGGHDFGVESPELVAAVHHVDVLMGELSRRLRALHLSVDLIVTADHGMIDMVGPVVTLSELPGMAPLLAGVRHEGILLYPETEAQREAIYEGFRAHPDPRFTAYRLADTPASLEVRENPRLGDPYLVFHVPTDVRFDTTTAPKKRPHGEHGYDPLTMPEMKAIFFAEGPDIRKGVNLPTFQNTAVYDFVAKLLGLTPAPNDGSLAPLLPALKHP, encoded by the coding sequence ATGCGTCGCCTTCTTGCACTTGTACTCGCTTGTACCTTCGCCGCTTCCGCGCAGGTTGTTCTTCATACCGAGCAAAATCCTCTCAACACCCCGGCGCAGCAGCGCAAGCACTATGTCGTCCTGGTCTCGCTTGATGGCTTCCGGTACGACTATGCAAAACTCCACGATGCCACCCATCTTCTTGCGATGGGCAAGAGCGGCGCATCGACGCCGCAGGGAATGCGTCCGTCCTATCCGTCGATCACGTTCCCCAACCATACGACACTCGTCACCGGCCTGCTGCCGGAGCATAACGGCATTCTCTGGAACAGCTTTTACGACCCTGCGACCCATAAGACCTACGAGTACAAAAAGAACAGCAACGACGGCAGCTTCTACTCCGGCACGCCTCTCTGGTCACTCGCGGAAGAGAATGGCATGCGCTCCGCCGCCATGTTCTGGCCGGGTTCGGAGGCTAAGATCGCTGGTCATCGTCCCACCTTCTGGGCCGAGTATCTGGACAAGTACGATGGCGAAAAACGCATCGACCAGGTCATCACCTGGCTGCAGCTTCCGCCCTCCGAACGTCCGCACTTCATCACCCTCTACTTCGCTGATACAGACCACGGAGGACACGACTTTGGCGTCGAGTCGCCCGAACTGGTCGCTGCTGTCCACCATGTTGACGTTCTCATGGGAGAGCTCTCGCGCCGTCTCCGCGCGCTGCACCTTTCGGTCGATCTGATCGTCACCGCGGACCACGGCATGATCGACATGGTTGGTCCCGTGGTGACATTGAGTGAGCTTCCCGGCATGGCTCCGCTGCTGGCGGGTGTGCGCCACGAAGGCATTCTGCTGTATCCCGAAACCGAGGCGCAGCGTGAAGCTATTTATGAAGGCTTCCGCGCGCATCCCGATCCACGCTTTACCGCGTACCGCCTTGCCGATACACCGGCATCGCTTGAGGTGCGCGAGAATCCCCGTCTCGGCGATCCTTATCTCGTCTTTCATGTCCCCACCGACGTACGCTTCGACACCACCACCGCGCCCAAAAAACGCCCGCATGGCGAACATGGTTACGACCCTCTCACCATGCCGGAGATGAAGGCGATCTTCTTCGCCGAAGGCCCGGATATTCGCAAGGGCGTAAATCTGCCCACCTTCCAGAACACAGCGGTCTATGATTTTGTCGCGAAGCTTCTTGGCCTTACCCCAGCCCCGAACGACGGATCTCTGGCCCCACTTCTACCCGCGCTCAAGCATCCGTAA
- a CDS encoding homoserine dehydrogenase, with product MSKPAVKKTAAKTVAKKSVAKKTVAKEKIFRVAILGFGTVGSSVAQVLAAQKFPGIELTWIYNRDIDRKRAHAAAKFVPDTAKWTENIDDVLNSRVDIIIETIGGLDPMEKWIRRALSSGKSVVTANKQLIAYRGAALTRLAQKNKASLAYNAAVAGGVPVIPATLQGLQGDRITRLSGILNGTCNFILSHMEAGEDYGEVLEKAQAAGYAEANPSADVDGYDARAKLCILARIALHAELDPDAIPTQTIAQVSAVDFHYAQELNCTIRQISRAEVDGRQIRACVGPMLVPSTSPIAWSHGTQNMVVTSGKFGGDVVFSGHGAGGHPTAVAIVSDLLAVAHGGIPVSLPTKKRQVAGEFLAPRYLRFVVADEPGIVGAITGALGKVGINIDSILQRPGYPKDCLPFVITTEACLTSTIEKALRAIQKFSFILDAPLCLQILTVDDKAED from the coding sequence ATGAGCAAGCCCGCAGTGAAGAAGACAGCCGCCAAGACCGTTGCTAAGAAGTCTGTTGCAAAAAAGACCGTCGCCAAAGAAAAAATCTTCCGCGTCGCCATCCTCGGCTTCGGCACAGTCGGCAGCTCGGTCGCGCAGGTGCTCGCCGCGCAGAAGTTCCCCGGCATTGAACTCACATGGATCTACAACCGCGACATCGACCGCAAGCGCGCGCATGCCGCGGCCAAGTTCGTTCCCGATACGGCCAAGTGGACGGAGAACATCGACGACGTCCTGAACTCCAGGGTCGATATCATCATCGAGACCATCGGCGGCCTCGACCCCATGGAGAAGTGGATCCGCCGCGCCCTCAGTAGCGGCAAATCCGTGGTGACGGCGAACAAGCAGCTCATCGCCTATCGGGGCGCTGCGCTCACACGTCTCGCGCAGAAGAACAAGGCTTCTCTCGCCTACAACGCCGCTGTCGCGGGTGGAGTTCCCGTTATCCCCGCAACGCTGCAGGGTTTGCAGGGCGACCGCATTACACGGCTCTCCGGCATCCTCAACGGCACCTGCAACTTCATCCTTTCGCATATGGAAGCGGGAGAGGACTACGGCGAAGTGCTGGAAAAGGCACAGGCCGCAGGCTATGCAGAGGCCAATCCCTCCGCCGACGTGGACGGCTATGACGCCCGTGCCAAGCTCTGCATTCTGGCACGCATTGCGCTGCATGCGGAACTCGATCCTGACGCCATCCCAACGCAGACGATCGCGCAGGTCTCTGCCGTGGACTTCCATTATGCGCAGGAGCTGAACTGCACGATTCGCCAGATCTCCCGCGCCGAGGTCGATGGCCGCCAGATCCGTGCGTGCGTTGGTCCCATGCTCGTTCCCTCCACTTCGCCCATTGCCTGGTCGCACGGCACACAAAACATGGTGGTTACCTCAGGTAAGTTCGGCGGCGATGTGGTCTTCTCCGGCCACGGAGCCGGCGGACATCCCACGGCTGTTGCCATCGTCAGCGATCTGCTCGCGGTCGCGCATGGCGGCATACCGGTTTCTCTACCTACCAAGAAGCGCCAGGTTGCGGGCGAGTTCCTCGCGCCGCGCTATCTCCGCTTTGTGGTTGCGGATGAGCCCGGAATCGTTGGTGCCATTACAGGCGCGCTCGGCAAGGTAGGCATCAACATCGACAGCATTCTGCAGCGTCCGGGATATCCCAAGGACTGTCTGCCTTTTGTTATCACCACGGAAGCCTGCCTGACCTCGACGATTGAAAAAGCGCTCCGCGCCATCCAGAAGTTCAGCTTCATCCTCGACGCTCCGCTCTGCCTGCAGATCCTGACCGTGGACGACAAGGCCGAAGACTAG
- a CDS encoding nucleoside deaminase translates to MPISNTQHAQFMQQAIRLATENVTSGRGGPFGCVIVRDGEVIAARANSVTATNDPTAHAEVNAIRAACAALGTFQLTGCDVYTSCEPCPMCLAAIYWARCRSIYFGNTAQDAAEAGFDDSFLYAEIQRPISERSIPIQPLLSDEAVESFNIWRETTERIDY, encoded by the coding sequence ATGCCCATATCCAACACCCAACATGCGCAGTTCATGCAGCAGGCCATCCGCCTTGCGACGGAGAACGTCACCTCCGGTCGCGGAGGCCCGTTTGGCTGCGTCATCGTGCGCGACGGCGAAGTGATTGCCGCCCGCGCCAACTCCGTGACGGCCACCAACGATCCCACGGCCCACGCGGAGGTCAACGCCATTCGCGCTGCCTGCGCCGCGCTTGGTACGTTTCAGCTCACCGGCTGCGATGTCTACACCTCCTGCGAGCCCTGCCCCATGTGCCTTGCCGCGATCTACTGGGCGCGCTGCCGCAGCATCTACTTTGGCAACACCGCGCAGGATGCCGCCGAAGCCGGTTTCGATGACAGCTTTCTCTACGCGGAGATCCAGCGCCCCATCTCCGAGCGCTCCATCCCCATCCAACCCCTTCTGTCCGACGAAGCCGTTGAAAGCTTCAACATCTGGCGTGAAACTACAGAGAGAATCGACTACTAA
- the allB gene encoding allantoinase AllB, producing the protein MVPRKHPRVQECWVSTRVVTPEGVRPAAVVVEDGVIVAVLDTAPAGTRVHDWGDDALLPGLVDPHVHINEPGRTEWEGFETATRAAAAGGFTTVVDMPLNCLPETTTVASLEIKRAAAAGKCWVDWAAWGGAVDGNQEHILPLARAGVLGYKCFLVYPGCDGFTSIDAENLERALPAIAESGLPLLVHAELQGPIDAACARLHGADWRKYATYLASRPDEAELDAIAFLIGLCRKYRFKLHIVHLATALALPMLREAKAEGLPITVETCPHYLHLSAEEIADGATEFKCAPPVRSAANREGLWEGLREGVIDLVATDHSPCPPEMKKFGGRFDEAWGGIASLSTALSVMWTEAEARGFSLTDIARWMSAAPATLAGLESKVGAIAMGRHANFVRFAPQSARFIEKNCLHYRHKVSPYLGKNLRGVVKTTVLRGVPAYLDGKFAEGAAGREYAEIT; encoded by the coding sequence ATGGTTCCAAGGAAACATCCAAGGGTACAAGAGTGCTGGGTTTCGACGCGCGTGGTGACACCCGAAGGTGTTCGCCCGGCGGCCGTAGTGGTCGAAGACGGCGTCATTGTCGCCGTGCTGGATACCGCTCCTGCGGGCACGCGCGTCCACGACTGGGGCGACGATGCCCTTCTGCCCGGCCTCGTCGATCCCCATGTCCACATCAACGAGCCGGGACGAACCGAGTGGGAGGGCTTTGAGACAGCCACCCGCGCCGCGGCCGCGGGCGGCTTTACCACCGTGGTGGATATGCCTCTAAACTGTCTGCCGGAGACGACGACGGTGGCTTCTCTGGAGATCAAACGGGCTGCCGCCGCGGGCAAGTGCTGGGTGGACTGGGCGGCGTGGGGAGGGGCGGTCGATGGCAACCAGGAACACATCCTCCCCCTCGCGCGTGCGGGTGTTCTGGGATACAAGTGCTTCCTCGTCTATCCGGGATGCGATGGATTCACGTCTATCGACGCGGAGAATCTGGAACGTGCGCTCCCAGCGATTGCGGAAAGCGGTCTGCCGCTGCTGGTGCACGCGGAGCTGCAGGGGCCAATCGACGCCGCCTGCGCCAGGCTGCACGGTGCGGACTGGCGGAAGTACGCGACTTATCTTGCCTCGCGCCCGGATGAGGCGGAACTGGATGCGATTGCTTTCCTCATCGGGCTCTGCCGCAAGTATCGGTTCAAACTGCATATCGTGCATCTGGCGACGGCGCTCGCCCTGCCCATGTTGCGAGAAGCCAAGGCCGAAGGTCTGCCGATTACGGTGGAGACCTGTCCGCACTACCTGCACCTTTCTGCGGAAGAGATTGCCGATGGAGCGACGGAGTTCAAATGCGCTCCTCCGGTGCGGAGCGCGGCGAACCGCGAAGGCTTATGGGAAGGCCTGCGAGAGGGTGTCATCGATCTGGTCGCGACCGACCACTCGCCCTGTCCGCCGGAGATGAAGAAGTTTGGCGGTCGTTTCGATGAGGCGTGGGGCGGGATTGCCAGCCTCTCGACGGCGCTGAGCGTGATGTGGACGGAGGCCGAGGCGCGTGGGTTTTCGCTAACCGACATTGCCCGGTGGATGAGTGCCGCGCCCGCCACTCTGGCGGGGCTGGAGAGCAAAGTCGGGGCCATCGCCATGGGGCGGCACGCAAATTTTGTGCGATTTGCTCCGCAATCTGCGCGTTTTATCGAAAAGAACTGTCTGCATTACCGGCACAAAGTCTCTCCCTATCTGGGAAAAAATCTGCGCGGAGTCGTGAAAACAACCGTGCTGCGAGGGGTTCCCGCCTATCTGGACGGCAAGTTTGCGGAAGGAGCGGCGGGACGCGAGTATGCTGAAATTACATGA
- the uraD gene encoding 2-oxo-4-hydroxy-4-carboxy-5-ureidoimidazoline decarboxylase: protein MNDVLTRWNRMSVEDAIGEILPCCGSRAWARGLAGLRPVMLEDSLLQRSDRIWWGLSETDWNEAFRSHPRIGEKNAAGETTPQAVHWSAKEQSNAADLYSVKELMAEGQRAYEEKFGRIFIVCATGKSASEMLAMLDTRMHNDPATELRNAAEQQRQITQLRLRKWMRGER from the coding sequence ATGAATGATGTGTTGACACGCTGGAATCGGATGTCCGTAGAGGACGCGATCGGGGAGATTTTGCCCTGTTGCGGATCAAGGGCCTGGGCACGTGGACTCGCTGGCTTACGTCCGGTGATGCTGGAAGATTCGCTTTTGCAGCGGAGCGACCGCATCTGGTGGGGGCTTTCGGAGACGGATTGGAATGAAGCGTTTCGCAGCCATCCCCGGATCGGCGAAAAGAACGCCGCGGGCGAAACGACCCCCCAGGCGGTGCATTGGAGCGCCAAAGAGCAGAGCAATGCTGCAGATCTCTACTCCGTGAAAGAGCTGATGGCCGAGGGACAACGAGCGTACGAGGAGAAGTTTGGCCGCATCTTTATTGTCTGCGCGACCGGCAAGAGCGCGTCGGAGATGCTGGCCATGCTTGATACACGCATGCACAACGATCCTGCAACGGAACTGCGCAATGCTGCCGAGCAGCAGCGGCAGATCACGCAGCTGCGTCTGCGGAAGTGGATGCGGGGCGAGCGATGA
- the uraH gene encoding hydroxyisourate hydrolase produces MSISTHVLDTASGRPAVGMGVELELNQDGEWLTLNAAHTDADGRVKFLLPEGEIMVPGVYCARFATAAWFVAHGMKGLYPIVEITFTVEAGQAHYHVPLLLTSNGYTTYRGS; encoded by the coding sequence ATGAGCATTTCGACCCACGTCCTGGATACGGCCAGCGGCAGACCCGCCGTGGGTATGGGCGTCGAACTGGAGCTGAACCAGGACGGCGAGTGGCTGACGCTGAACGCGGCGCATACGGATGCCGACGGTCGCGTCAAGTTCCTGCTGCCCGAGGGCGAGATCATGGTGCCCGGCGTCTACTGCGCGCGGTTCGCCACAGCAGCGTGGTTTGTGGCCCATGGCATGAAAGGGCTCTATCCCATTGTGGAGATTACTTTCACGGTAGAGGCGGGACAGGCACATTATCACGTGCCGCTTTTGCTTACGTCCAATGGGTACACCACCTACCGGGGTAGTTGA
- the pucL gene encoding factor-independent urate hydroxylase, with the protein MAKLIDSRYGKARVRVMKLDRSQPQHQLLEWTVRVLLEGDFETAHTVGDNSNILPTDTMKNTVYSRAKESKAETPEEFAIELAEFLLGRNPQVHTVEVKIETAMWKRLVVDGKPHGSSFMRGSDELGTVLHHATRETKTMVCGVENMVILKSQNSSFEGYIQDDLTTLKPTADRLFATAMTADWDYTDGGSAFAARREAIREAMLKAFAEHDSKSVQQTLYAMAEAAMAAVPAVNRVHMVMPNKHCLLVDLKHFGQENNNEIFVPTEDPHGYIEATVVRE; encoded by the coding sequence GTGGCAAAACTAATCGACAGCCGATACGGCAAGGCGCGTGTGCGTGTGATGAAGCTGGACCGCTCGCAGCCGCAGCATCAACTGCTGGAGTGGACGGTGCGTGTTCTACTGGAAGGCGACTTCGAGACCGCGCACACGGTCGGCGACAACTCCAACATCCTGCCGACGGACACGATGAAGAACACGGTCTACTCGCGCGCGAAAGAGTCGAAGGCGGAGACGCCGGAAGAGTTTGCAATAGAGCTTGCGGAGTTCCTTCTGGGACGCAATCCTCAGGTGCACACCGTCGAAGTAAAGATCGAGACGGCGATGTGGAAGCGCCTGGTGGTGGACGGCAAGCCTCACGGCTCGTCGTTTATGCGGGGCTCGGATGAGCTGGGAACGGTGCTCCACCACGCAACGCGCGAGACGAAGACGATGGTCTGCGGTGTGGAGAACATGGTGATCCTGAAGTCACAGAACTCCAGTTTTGAAGGCTATATCCAGGATGATCTGACAACGCTGAAGCCAACGGCGGACCGGCTCTTCGCCACGGCAATGACGGCGGACTGGGACTACACCGACGGAGGCTCTGCGTTTGCCGCACGACGCGAAGCGATCCGCGAAGCCATGCTGAAGGCGTTCGCCGAGCACGATTCGAAGTCGGTGCAACAGACGCTCTACGCCATGGCCGAAGCTGCAATGGCGGCGGTGCCTGCAGTAAATCGCGTGCATATGGTGATGCCGAACAAGCACTGCCTCCTGGTGGACCTGAAGCACTTCGGTCAGGAAAACAACAACGAAATCTTTGTGCCTACGGAAGATCCGCACGGATACATTGAGGCGACGGTGGTGCGCGAGTAG